Proteins from a genomic interval of Salinarchaeum sp. Harcht-Bsk1:
- the pheA gene encoding prephenate dehydratase, with protein MTAVTLGPEGTYSHRAAQAVDDSVAFRESVTAIVEAVASGEFERGVIAIENSIEGSVTESLDALAENEVAVVKEIVTPIRHAILAQSEEFSKIVSHSQALAQCRGYLSEHYPDVTREAVASTARGVEHARENPDLAAIGHPANAGDGLQVIAEDIQDSSSNSTRFFVLAHPEDATEAGGKSSFVVYPNTDYPGLLLELLEPFADRDINLTRVESRPSGERLGDYVFHVDVNAGLYEERTQAALDDIREIASNGWVRELGSYDVETVV; from the coding sequence ATGACCGCAGTCACGCTCGGCCCCGAGGGCACCTACTCGCATCGCGCAGCGCAGGCCGTCGACGACTCGGTCGCGTTTCGCGAGTCCGTGACGGCAATCGTCGAGGCCGTCGCCAGCGGCGAGTTCGAGCGGGGCGTCATCGCGATCGAGAACAGCATCGAGGGCTCGGTCACGGAGAGCCTCGACGCGCTCGCCGAGAACGAGGTCGCCGTCGTCAAGGAGATCGTGACGCCGATCCGGCACGCGATCCTCGCCCAGTCCGAGGAGTTCTCGAAGATCGTGAGCCACTCGCAGGCGCTCGCACAGTGCCGGGGCTACCTCTCCGAGCACTACCCCGACGTGACCCGCGAGGCCGTCGCCTCCACCGCCCGCGGCGTCGAGCACGCCCGCGAGAACCCCGACCTCGCAGCGATCGGCCATCCCGCCAACGCGGGAGACGGCCTGCAGGTGATCGCCGAGGACATCCAGGATTCGTCCTCGAACTCCACGCGCTTCTTCGTGCTCGCGCACCCGGAGGACGCGACGGAGGCCGGCGGCAAGTCCTCCTTCGTCGTCTACCCGAACACGGACTACCCCGGCCTCCTGCTCGAACTGCTGGAACCCTTCGCCGACCGGGACATCAACCTCACGCGCGTCGAGTCTCGGCCCAGCGGCGAGCGCCTCGGCGACTACGTCTTCCACGTGGACGTCAACGCGGGGCTCTACGAGGAACGGACCCAGGCCGCCCTCGACGACATCCGCGAGATCGCGTCGAACGGCTGGGTCCGGGAACTCGGGTCCTACGACGTCGAGACCGTGGTCTGA